The following coding sequences lie in one Microvirga sp. 17 mud 1-3 genomic window:
- a CDS encoding bacterioferritin-associated ferredoxin, producing the protein MIVCSCNVLSDGDVKGCLTPGPDCPRTPAQVYRCLGCSPNCGRCVRTIRSIMDKALAEAGVEAVSACQRGCCPTLPQKAAAEPAA; encoded by the coding sequence ATGATCGTCTGTTCCTGCAACGTCTTGTCCGACGGCGATGTGAAGGGGTGCCTCACACCGGGTCCGGATTGCCCGCGCACGCCGGCCCAGGTTTATCGCTGTCTCGGATGCAGCCCGAATTGCGGACGCTGCGTGCGGACCATCCGGTCGATCATGGACAAGGCGCTGGCCGAGGCCGGTGTCGAGGCGGTTTCCGCCTGCCAGCGCGGCTGCTGCCCTACCCTCCCCCAGAAAGCGGCGGCCGAGCCGGCCGCCTGA
- the bfr gene encoding bacterioferritin yields the protein MKGDQKVIEYLNRGLRSELTAVNQYWLHYRLLDDWGYKELAKTWREESIEEMHHADRFIERIIFLDGFANLQVLDPLRIGQNIREILECDLAAEYDARELYGEAAAYCESVGDRVSKNLFEDLMKDEEGHIDFLETQINLVEQLGLQLYAQKHVGDVKSDDH from the coding sequence ATGAAGGGCGATCAGAAAGTCATCGAGTATCTCAATCGCGGCCTGCGCAGCGAGCTGACGGCGGTCAACCAGTACTGGCTGCATTACCGGCTCCTGGACGACTGGGGCTACAAGGAGCTCGCGAAGACCTGGCGCGAGGAATCCATCGAGGAGATGCATCACGCGGACCGCTTCATCGAGCGCATCATCTTCCTCGACGGCTTCGCCAACCTCCAGGTTCTCGACCCCCTGCGGATCGGCCAGAACATCCGCGAAATCCTCGAATGCGACCTTGCGGCCGAATACGACGCGCGGGAGCTTTACGGCGAGGCCGCGGCCTATTGCGAAAGCGTGGGCGACCGGGTGTCAAAGAACCTGTTCGAGGATCTGATGAAGGACGAGGAGGGCCATATCGACTTCCTCGAAACGCAGATCAACCTCGTCGAGCAGCTTGGCCTCCAGCTCTATGCCCAGAAGCATGTGGGCGATGTGAAGAGCGACGATCACTGA
- a CDS encoding DUF3828 domain-containing protein translates to MQPSFAIESRLVGWSRLASWAMALLLIATVWPGALHAADTTPRQFLTALYKSYSGPDAMGLSWRGSTAERYFDAALTKLILRDVNEAKGEIGRIDFDPFVAAQDFEIASLAIAIESESAEAATGLVSFTNLGQRTKIRYDLAKTAKGWRIANITWDEPTDLKGDLRSILARAL, encoded by the coding sequence ATGCAGCCCTCATTTGCGATCGAAAGCCGCCTCGTCGGATGGTCTCGCCTGGCCTCGTGGGCCATGGCCCTCCTCCTGATCGCGACGGTCTGGCCCGGTGCTCTGCACGCAGCCGACACGACGCCCCGGCAGTTCCTGACAGCCCTTTACAAGTCCTATTCTGGCCCCGACGCCATGGGCCTCTCCTGGCGCGGCAGCACGGCCGAGCGCTATTTCGACGCGGCCCTGACGAAACTGATCCTTCGCGACGTGAACGAAGCCAAGGGTGAAATCGGTCGCATCGACTTCGATCCCTTCGTGGCCGCACAGGATTTCGAGATCGCGAGCCTCGCCATCGCGATCGAGTCGGAGAGTGCGGAGGCTGCGACGGGCCTCGTGTCGTTCACCAATCTCGGCCAGCGGACGAAGATCCGGTACGATCTCGCCAAGACGGCCAAAGGCTGGCGGATCGCCAACATCACCTGGGACGAACCCACCGACCTCAAGGGCGATCTTCGCTCCATCCTGGCGCGGGCCCTTTGA